The Candidatus Nitrosocosmicus franklandus genome contains a region encoding:
- a CDS encoding lactonase family protein, which translates to MSEKRSVLKYRIIMVIIAIATIPSIFVPINESYSEGTFVYVSNGEDGSISILKLNQNTTDLDLVDKVPAGPKVMHMAVSPDHQLLYASIRSEPYSVLTYLINTHAGNLTQIGKVPLPANMVYISTDNTGRFLLSVSYNEEMIAINPISSNGTVQPNPVQVISTGEKPHSIRNDLSNQFVYVPHLGMSQIKQFIFDENNGTLIPNKPEGVRTNDNSGPRHIEFSPDNRFVYVSNEIDGTVSAYVLNNKTGILTEIQRLSAMPRNSNSQSVDIDNVANAGESKPINLGVADIHITPNGKWIYVSERNSSTIAAFAVDSGSGYLTHIENYDTEKIPRGIGIDPKGNFLLAAGQESGYLSAYKINNETGELMYLNRYESGKGPNWIEIVEFD; encoded by the coding sequence ATGAGTGAGAAAAGATCTGTATTAAAGTATAGAATTATCATGGTCATAATTGCAATTGCAACTATACCTAGCATATTTGTTCCGATAAATGAATCATACTCTGAGGGAACGTTTGTTTATGTTTCTAACGGCGAAGATGGAAGCATATCTATTTTGAAATTAAACCAAAACACAACAGATCTAGATTTGGTTGACAAGGTACCTGCAGGGCCAAAAGTGATGCATATGGCAGTGAGCCCTGATCATCAGTTACTGTATGCATCAATTCGTTCTGAACCCTATTCGGTACTTACTTATCTCATTAATACTCATGCAGGTAACTTGACTCAGATCGGAAAAGTTCCTTTACCTGCCAATATGGTATACATTTCGACAGATAATACAGGCCGTTTCTTACTGTCTGTATCGTATAATGAAGAAATGATCGCCATTAATCCGATTAGCTCCAATGGCACTGTCCAGCCAAATCCTGTTCAAGTAATTTCAACAGGCGAAAAGCCTCATTCGATCAGGAACGATTTATCGAACCAATTTGTGTATGTACCACACTTGGGGATGTCTCAAATCAAACAATTCATATTTGATGAAAATAATGGAACGCTAATACCGAATAAACCAGAAGGCGTTAGAACTAATGATAATTCAGGTCCAAGACATATAGAGTTTTCACCAGACAACAGATTTGTTTATGTATCTAACGAAATTGATGGCACCGTTTCAGCCTACGTATTAAACAATAAGACAGGGATTCTAACCGAAATTCAAAGATTAAGTGCTATGCCTAGGAACTCGAATTCTCAATCAGTCGACATAGATAATGTAGCCAACGCTGGAGAATCTAAGCCAATCAATTTAGGAGTGGCGGATATACACATCACTCCGAACGGAAAATGGATTTATGTAAGTGAAAGAAACTCTAGTACTATTGCAGCATTTGCTGTAGACAGCGGATCAGGATATCTTACGCATATCGAAAATTATGATACGGAAAAGATACCCCGGGGCATTGGTATCGATCCGAAAGGCAATTTCTTATTGGCTGCAGGACAGGAATCAGGATATCTATCAGCATACAAGATCAATAATGAGACCGGTGAACTAATGTATTTGAATAGATACGAATCTGGAAAAGGTCCCAATTGGATTGAAATAGTTGAATTTGATTAA
- a CDS encoding 4Fe-4S dicluster domain-containing protein, translated as MTIDPNFPKNHVVIGKHSTSDGSYFHLVWGPGRSDAESSTNKEVQEAYKARGEEYVPLGIHGTYVAVDWDSCIADGSCIEACPVQVYQWYRSEQDVPAIEMVNAVSEGIGDDHNKEGRRDYTDKPDPIRESACIWCMACVTVCPTSSIKVDEANLPIHEEQGQNYL; from the coding sequence ATGACCATAGACCCAAATTTTCCGAAGAATCATGTGGTAATTGGTAAGCACTCAACCTCCGATGGCTCATACTTTCATCTTGTATGGGGTCCCGGTAGGTCCGATGCAGAGTCTTCTACAAATAAAGAGGTCCAAGAAGCATACAAGGCTAGAGGAGAAGAGTATGTTCCACTAGGTATTCATGGAACATATGTTGCAGTGGACTGGGATTCATGTATTGCTGATGGTTCCTGTATCGAAGCCTGTCCAGTTCAGGTGTATCAATGGTACAGATCAGAACAAGATGTTCCGGCAATTGAAATGGTAAACGCTGTGAGCGAAGGTATTGGAGATGACCACAATAAAGAAGGTAGGAGGGATTATACCGACAAACCAGACCCGATTAGAGAAAGTGCCTGCATTTGGTGTATGGCTTGCGTTACTGTATGTCCTACTAGTTCCATAAAAGTAGATGAAGCCAATCTGCCAATACATGAAGAGCAAGGTCAAAATTACTTATGA